In Williamwhitmania taraxaci, a single genomic region encodes these proteins:
- a CDS encoding isochorismatase family protein translates to MKTALFIIDMQNDFCKPTGSLYIPGAEHDVARLSTFIDTNSGLLNAIILTQDNHQVMDIAHPGFWRNGKGEFPAPFTGITYADIVSGVWIPRFEKELVLQYLNALDVQGEFPHTIWPEHCLMGSEGAAIVPEIMNAVNQWASQGRFYQLVVKGTNPFTEHFGALRSNVPIDGAPETQLNVELVMKLKTFDRILVAGEAKSHCVANTIKQLFAYPDLMKRLVILNDCMSNVPGFEQIADPIYQRALAMGAVITNSTNINL, encoded by the coding sequence ATGAAGACAGCACTTTTCATTATCGACATGCAGAACGATTTCTGCAAGCCGACCGGCTCGCTCTACATTCCCGGTGCCGAGCACGATGTAGCAAGGCTTTCGACGTTTATTGATACCAATAGCGGGCTGCTCAACGCCATTATTCTAACACAGGACAACCATCAGGTAATGGATATTGCCCATCCCGGTTTCTGGCGTAATGGGAAGGGCGAGTTTCCTGCACCGTTTACCGGAATAACTTATGCTGATATTGTTTCGGGAGTTTGGATTCCTCGCTTCGAAAAAGAGTTGGTTTTACAGTATCTAAATGCGCTCGATGTGCAGGGCGAATTTCCCCATACCATTTGGCCCGAGCATTGCCTGATGGGAAGTGAAGGCGCTGCCATCGTTCCCGAAATTATGAATGCGGTAAATCAATGGGCCAGCCAAGGTCGCTTTTACCAGCTTGTGGTGAAGGGAACCAACCCATTTACCGAGCACTTTGGAGCCTTACGATCCAACGTACCCATTGATGGTGCACCGGAAACTCAGCTCAATGTTGAACTGGTGATGAAGCTGAAAACCTTTGATAGGATTCTCGTTGCTGGAGAGGCAAAAAGCCACTGCGTTGCCAATACCATTAAGCAGCTGTTTGCCTATCCCGACTTAATGAAGCGGCTGGTAATCCTCAACGATTGCATGTCCAACGTACCCGGCTTTGAGCAAATAGCCGACCCAATTTACCAACGAGCACTTGCAATGGGTGCTGTTATTACCAATTCTACCAACATAAACCTTTAA
- a CDS encoding NUDIX hydrolase yields the protein MEAIKGAYTYDYPRPAVTTDCVIFGFDAGELKVLLIERAIEPYKGRWAMPGGFLNMDENADDCARRELQEETGIENVFIEQLYTFSEVDRDPRGRVITVAYFALIKLSDYKVTAGDDAGKAEWFPISKVPALAFDHDHMLRVARTRLKGKIRYQPIGFELLPEKFTMPELQNLYEAILEVKLDRRNFRKKIMGTGVIVDHDESVTGVPHKGAKYYSFDKAKYQELTERGFNFEI from the coding sequence ATGGAGGCAATTAAAGGTGCATATACCTACGACTATCCAAGACCAGCAGTAACCACCGATTGTGTAATATTTGGTTTCGATGCAGGGGAACTCAAAGTTCTTCTGATTGAACGCGCCATTGAACCATACAAGGGACGATGGGCTATGCCAGGCGGTTTCTTGAACATGGACGAAAACGCCGATGATTGCGCTCGCCGCGAGCTGCAAGAGGAGACCGGAATTGAGAATGTTTTCATAGAGCAATTATACACCTTTAGCGAAGTGGACCGCGATCCTCGCGGCAGGGTAATTACCGTTGCCTACTTTGCGCTAATTAAGCTATCGGATTATAAGGTTACGGCTGGCGATGACGCCGGGAAGGCTGAGTGGTTCCCAATATCTAAGGTTCCCGCACTTGCCTTCGACCACGACCATATGCTTCGCGTAGCACGCACCAGGCTTAAGGGAAAAATACGCTACCAGCCAATCGGGTTTGAACTTCTTCCCGAAAAGTTTACCATGCCCGAGTTGCAAAACCTATACGAGGCCATACTTGAGGTGAAACTAGATAGGCGCAACTTCCGCAAGAAGATTATGGGCACAGGTGTAATTGTGGATCACGACGAATCCGTTACCGGTGTTCCACATAAGGGAGCCAAATACTACAGCTTCGATAAGGCAAAATACCAAGAGTTGACCGAGCGCGGTTTCAACTTCGAAATATAA